One region of candidate division KSB1 bacterium genomic DNA includes:
- a CDS encoding glycosyl hydrolase has product MRNGSWFFKAICLTFAVLFISADCLAQTNATTALVYDTTLYKALQWRNIGPFRGGRVCAVAGVPSQPLTYYFGATGGGVWKTEDAGLTWKNISDGFFKTGSVGAIAVADADPNVIYVGMGEAAIRGVATSHGDGVYKSTDAGKTWKHLGLENTRQISTIRIHPKNPDLVYVAAQGSIWNPNPERGIYRSKDGGKTWELVLPVNTGTGASDLSMDVNNPRILYAAFWEHQRKPWKIISGGPGSGIYKTTDGGDTWQKLTEGLPEMMGKIAVAVSPKNSERVWALIEAEKGGLYRSDNGGKNWQLINSKRVLRARAWYYIEVFADPQDEETVYVLNAPMLKSVDGGRNFRTVPTPHGDNHDLWINPANNQNLINGNDGGANISFNGGKTWSTQANQPTAQFYRVITDNRFPYYVYGGQQDNSTVAIPSRTTDGGIGREHWYAVGGCESAHVAFNPDQPDLIYAGCYQGIITEYDAATKKERNVMAEPYLGLGSDAREHRYRFNWNAPILVSPHDPNVVYHAGNILLKSSDRGQTWQEISPDLTRNEKDKQGKGGEPITNEAAGAEVYNTIFYIVESKHQAGTIWAGTDDGLVHLTRDGGKTWMNVTPKGVGEAQINAIEVSPHHPATAYLAVTRYKFGDFTPLIFKTADYGKTWTRLVNGIGPEAFVRVVREDPKRRGLLYAGTETGLYISFNDGKQWQPFQLNLPIVPITDLTIRNDDLIASTQGRAFWILDDLTPLHQINDEIAKSEMHLFKPRPAYRMEGGSADIPGVGKNPPNGAMIFYYFAKAPDTSKIEVKLDILDANDQVIRSYSSKRKEQASGEQEGPGSAAPQPLPVKAGMNRFVWDLRGENVTRVPELFVYGSLQGYKIAPGTYKARLTVGDKSMTQSFEVVQDPRIPVAPAAFQEQQSMLAAIRGHINEIHETVQRLRDVRKQIKDLTVRTKDQPNAQAIADSGKALTERMTKFEEQLVQPKQETFQDVINFPNKLNAQFLYLMSEIDSSDPPLTNGLKTRFATLNAEWEQLEPMRNRLLEQEVPRFNALFQQNAIPAVIVPKASSATTASDGEKK; this is encoded by the coding sequence ATGAGAAATGGTTCATGGTTTTTTAAGGCGATCTGTTTAACGTTCGCCGTCTTGTTCATCAGCGCCGATTGTTTGGCGCAAACGAACGCAACAACCGCCTTGGTTTATGACACCACCCTTTACAAAGCCCTGCAATGGCGCAACATCGGCCCGTTTCGCGGCGGCCGCGTGTGCGCGGTGGCGGGTGTGCCGAGCCAACCGCTCACATATTATTTCGGCGCCACCGGCGGCGGCGTGTGGAAAACCGAGGACGCCGGACTGACGTGGAAAAATATTTCCGACGGCTTTTTCAAAACCGGCTCGGTCGGTGCGATTGCCGTGGCGGATGCGGACCCGAATGTGATTTACGTGGGGATGGGCGAAGCGGCGATTCGCGGCGTGGCGACTTCACACGGCGACGGCGTTTACAAATCCACCGACGCCGGCAAAACCTGGAAACATCTCGGACTCGAAAACACGCGCCAGATTTCGACGATTCGCATTCATCCGAAAAATCCTGATCTGGTTTACGTCGCGGCGCAAGGCAGCATTTGGAATCCGAATCCGGAGCGCGGGATTTATCGCTCGAAGGACGGCGGCAAAACCTGGGAGTTGGTTTTGCCTGTCAACACCGGCACTGGCGCGAGCGATTTGAGCATGGATGTCAACAATCCGCGCATTTTGTACGCGGCGTTTTGGGAGCATCAACGCAAGCCATGGAAGATCATCAGCGGCGGACCGGGCAGCGGCATTTACAAAACCACGGACGGCGGCGACACCTGGCAAAAACTCACGGAGGGTTTGCCGGAGATGATGGGCAAAATCGCCGTGGCGGTTTCGCCGAAAAATTCCGAACGCGTCTGGGCGCTGATTGAAGCGGAGAAAGGCGGTTTGTATCGCTCGGATAACGGCGGCAAGAATTGGCAGCTCATCAACAGCAAGCGCGTGTTGCGCGCCCGCGCCTGGTATTACATCGAAGTGTTCGCTGATCCGCAGGACGAAGAGACGGTTTACGTGCTCAACGCCCCGATGTTGAAATCCGTTGACGGCGGCAGAAATTTCCGAACGGTGCCGACGCCGCACGGCGACAATCACGATCTGTGGATCAATCCGGCCAACAATCAAAACCTGATCAACGGCAACGACGGCGGGGCGAATATTTCTTTTAACGGCGGCAAGACCTGGTCGACGCAGGCAAATCAGCCCACGGCGCAGTTTTATCGCGTCATTACGGACAATCGTTTTCCGTATTACGTCTACGGCGGCCAACAGGATAATTCGACGGTGGCGATTCCGAGCCGCACCACGGACGGCGGCATTGGCCGCGAACACTGGTATGCCGTCGGCGGCTGCGAAAGCGCGCACGTGGCGTTCAATCCCGATCAGCCGGATTTGATTTATGCCGGCTGCTATCAAGGCATCATCACGGAGTACGATGCCGCGACAAAAAAAGAGCGCAATGTCATGGCAGAGCCGTATCTCGGCCTCGGCAGCGACGCGAGAGAGCATCGGTATCGCTTCAACTGGAACGCGCCGATTCTGGTTTCGCCGCACGATCCGAACGTGGTTTATCACGCCGGAAATATTTTGTTGAAATCGAGCGATCGCGGCCAAACCTGGCAGGAGATCAGCCCCGATCTCACGCGCAATGAAAAAGACAAACAGGGCAAGGGCGGCGAGCCGATTACGAATGAAGCAGCCGGCGCGGAAGTTTACAACACGATTTTTTATATCGTCGAATCGAAGCATCAAGCCGGCACGATTTGGGCGGGAACGGATGACGGCCTCGTGCATCTCACGCGCGACGGCGGCAAGACTTGGATGAACGTAACGCCGAAGGGCGTTGGCGAGGCGCAAATCAACGCCATCGAAGTTTCACCGCACCATCCGGCGACGGCTTATTTGGCGGTGACGCGCTACAAATTCGGCGATTTCACGCCACTCATTTTTAAAACCGCGGATTACGGAAAAACCTGGACGCGCTTGGTGAATGGCATCGGGCCGGAGGCATTCGTGCGCGTCGTGCGCGAAGACCCGAAACGCAGAGGCCTGCTGTATGCCGGAACCGAAACGGGCTTGTATATTTCGTTCAACGATGGCAAGCAATGGCAGCCGTTTCAGCTTAATCTGCCGATTGTGCCGATTACGGATTTGACGATTCGCAACGATGATTTGATCGCGTCAACACAAGGCCGCGCGTTTTGGATTTTGGATGATCTCACACCGCTGCATCAAATTAACGACGAGATCGCAAAATCTGAGATGCATTTGTTCAAGCCACGGCCGGCATATCGCATGGAAGGTGGCAGCGCCGACATTCCCGGCGTGGGAAAAAATCCGCCGAACGGCGCGATGATTTTTTATTATTTTGCCAAAGCGCCGGACACTTCGAAGATCGAAGTGAAGCTTGACATTCTCGATGCGAACGATCAGGTGATTCGCAGTTACTCATCGAAACGCAAGGAACAAGCCAGCGGCGAGCAGGAGGGACCCGGCAGCGCCGCGCCTCAGCCGTTGCCGGTGAAAGCCGGGATGAATCGTTTCGTCTGGGATTTGCGCGGCGAGAATGTTACGCGCGTGCCTGAGCTTTTTGTTTATGGCAGCTTGCAAGGTTATAAAATCGCGCCGGGAACTTACAAGGCGAGACTCACGGTGGGTGACAAAAGTATGACCCAGTCGTTTGAAGTCGTGCAAGACCCGCGCATTCCTGTGGCGCCGGCGGCGTTTCAGGAGCAGCAAAGCATGCTGGCCGCGATTCGCGGGCATATCAACGAGATTCATGAAACCGTGCAGCGACTGCGCGATGTGCGCAAGCAAATCAAGGATTTGACCGTGCGTACGAAAGATCAGCCCAATGCGCAAGCCATCGCCGATTCCGGCAAGGCCTTGACTGAACGAATGACAAAATTTGAAGAACAGCTCGTGCAGCCGAAGCAGGAAACGTTTCAGGACGTCATCAATTTTCCCAACAAGCTGAACGCGCAGTTTCTTTATCTGATGAGCGAAATCGACTCCTCCGATCCGCCGCTCACCAACGGCTTGAAGACGCGCTTCGCGACATTGAATGCGGAATGGGAGCAGCTCGAGCCGATGCGAAATCGTTTGTTGGAGCAAGAGGTGCCGCGATTTAATGCGCTTTTTCAGCAAAACGCGATTCCGGCGGTGATTGTGCCGAAGGCGTCGTCAGCGACGACTGCAAGCGACGGTGAGAAGAAATAG